The DNA region GGTGCGTGAGATGTTCGACAGCTCCCTGGCCCAGTTGCTCATCGGCGGTCTCGTGGCCGCCGCCCTCTACTTCCCGGTGGTGTACCCGATGCGTGCTCTGCTCCCTGGTCGCGCCCGTGCGGAGGTGGTCGCGTGACCACCCCGACGAAAGACCGCGGCGGCCTGTCGGCGGTCGTGCGCCGCTCCCTGCGTGACGCGTTCGGCCTGTGGCCGATGCATGAGGCCAAGACCCGGCTGAGGCTGGGAAAGCGGGTGCCGGAGCTGCGCCGCTTCGAGGACGGCGAGGTGGCTCGACTGTCCACAGTGGTCGGAGACCGGCCCGCGACGCTGGTCGCGACCGTGATGCCGACGTACAAGCGCCCGGAACTCCTGCCGCTCGCGGTGGAGTCGGCGCTGGCCCAGACGGTCACCGACCAGCTGGTGATCGTGGTGGACGACGGCGGCGGGCTGCCGTCGCTGCCCTCGGACCCTCGGCTGGTCGCGGTGAGCCTGTCGCGAAACTCCGCTGTCCTCGGGCTGGTCCGCAACGTCGGGATCCGGCTCACGCGGTCGAAGTACATCGCCTTCCTCGACGACGACAACACTTGGCGCGAGGACCATTTGGAGAAGGCCTTGGCCACCCTTGGCCGGGGCGCGGACCTGGTCTACTCCGCCGTCGAGCGGCGGCTGGCCGACGGCACCGTGCTCGACGTGCTCTCCGAGCCGTTTGACCGCAAAACCCTGATCGACGGCGATCCGTACGTCGACTCGAACTCCCTGGTGATCCGCCGGGCGCCGGACGTGGTGTTCAGCCGGATCCCGCGGGTCAAGGCGACGCTGCCGAAAGAGGACTGGGAGTTCGTCCACCGGA from Alloactinosynnema sp. L-07 includes:
- a CDS encoding glycosyltransferase family A protein, with amino-acid sequence MTTPTKDRGGLSAVVRRSLRDAFGLWPMHEAKTRLRLGKRVPELRRFEDGEVARLSTVVGDRPATLVATVMPTYKRPELLPLAVESALAQTVTDQLVIVVDDGGGLPSLPSDPRLVAVSLSRNSAVLGLVRNVGIRLTRSKYIAFLDDDNTWREDHLEKALATLGRGADLVYSAVERRLADGTVLDVLSEPFDRKTLIDGDPYVDSNSLVIRRAPDVVFSRIPRVKATLPKEDWEFVHRMSRTRVVEHVPEPTVRYLVNEASYYTQWSSGDA